In one Cellulomonas sp. JZ18 genomic region, the following are encoded:
- a CDS encoding alpha/beta fold hydrolase: MTGFRVREHRVEVPVDRADPHRFGSLEVFAREIVDPEKDRDDLPLVLFLQGGPGGAAPRPMPAGGWWSALLPTHRVVLLDQRGTGRSGRVDGTDVAALADAATAADYLACFRADAVVEDAEALRHAVYGGRRWTTLGQSYGGFLTLTYLSRHPEALEACWVTGGLPPVGASAEDVYAATYPRQEARNRAFARAHPDDVALLGRLADRVAAGGVMLPTGEELTVERLQTLGMPLGMSTGVDELHWLLDTALDRRGEPAHGFLAEVARRTGFDANPLYVVLQEVIYHSGPREPGWAAAGEHARRPAFAPDARPLLLTGETVFPWMYEQVAALRPFRAAAEALAARDEWPELYDADRLAANDVPVAAVQYVDDPYVDLDLALRTADGLGNAQVWITNEYLHDGLRVAGDVILPRLRDLTAGRWSVTGR, from the coding sequence ATGACGGGGTTCCGGGTGCGCGAGCACCGCGTCGAGGTGCCCGTCGACCGGGCCGACCCGCACCGCTTCGGCTCCCTCGAGGTGTTCGCGCGCGAGATCGTCGACCCGGAGAAGGACCGCGACGACCTGCCGCTCGTGCTGTTCCTGCAGGGCGGGCCGGGCGGCGCGGCCCCGCGGCCGATGCCCGCGGGAGGCTGGTGGTCCGCGCTGCTGCCCACCCACCGCGTGGTGCTGCTCGACCAGCGCGGCACCGGCCGCTCGGGACGCGTGGACGGGACCGACGTCGCGGCCCTCGCCGACGCCGCCACGGCCGCGGACTACCTCGCCTGCTTCCGCGCGGACGCGGTCGTCGAGGACGCGGAGGCGCTGCGGCACGCCGTGTACGGCGGGCGGCGGTGGACGACGCTCGGGCAGTCGTACGGCGGGTTCCTCACGCTGACGTACCTGTCCCGGCACCCGGAGGCGCTCGAGGCGTGCTGGGTCACGGGCGGCCTGCCGCCGGTCGGCGCGAGCGCGGAGGACGTCTACGCGGCGACCTACCCCCGGCAGGAGGCGCGCAACCGCGCGTTCGCGCGCGCCCACCCGGACGACGTCGCGCTGCTCGGCCGTCTCGCGGACCGGGTCGCGGCCGGCGGCGTCATGCTGCCCACGGGCGAGGAGCTGACGGTCGAGCGCCTGCAGACCCTGGGCATGCCGCTGGGCATGAGCACGGGCGTGGACGAGCTGCACTGGCTGCTCGACACCGCGCTCGACCGCCGCGGCGAGCCCGCGCACGGGTTCCTGGCCGAGGTGGCGCGGCGCACCGGCTTCGACGCCAACCCCCTGTACGTGGTGCTGCAGGAGGTCATCTACCACTCCGGCCCGCGCGAGCCCGGCTGGGCGGCGGCCGGCGAGCACGCGCGGCGCCCGGCGTTCGCCCCGGACGCCCGGCCGCTGCTGCTCACCGGGGAGACGGTCTTCCCGTGGATGTACGAGCAGGTGGCGGCGCTGCGCCCGTTCCGCGCCGCCGCCGAGGCGCTCGCGGCACGCGACGAGTGGCCGGAGCTCTACGACGCCGACCGCCTGGCGGCGAACGACGTGCCGGTCGCGGCGGTGCAGTACGTCGACGACCCGTACGTCGACCTCGACCTCGCGCTGCGCACCGCCGACGGGCTCGGGAACGCGCAGGTGTGGATCACGAACGAGTACCTGCACGACGGCCTGCGCGTCGCGGGCGACGTGATCCTCCCGCGGCTGCGGGACCTCACCGCGGGACGCTGGAGCGTGACGGGGCGCTGA
- a CDS encoding YdeI family protein: MAEHRASAGGRDERLLVETAGAWRAWLAAHHATSPGVWVVRWKPSSGRPVLDYEPLVEEALAVGWIDGTQRTVDAERTEMWFTRRRPGSGWSRLTKERLARVEASGRMTDAGRAVIEAAQADGSWTMYDEAEAGVVPDDLAAALAADAAAGAGWRRLTPGVQRAQLRWLAEARRAETRAGRVARIASAAAGGRSAR, from the coding sequence GTGGCGGAGCACCGGGCGTCGGCCGGCGGTCGCGACGAGCGCCTGCTCGTCGAGACCGCCGGCGCGTGGCGTGCCTGGCTCGCCGCGCACCACGCGACGAGCCCCGGTGTGTGGGTGGTGCGCTGGAAGCCGTCGTCCGGGCGCCCGGTGCTCGACTACGAGCCGCTCGTGGAGGAGGCGCTCGCCGTCGGCTGGATCGACGGGACGCAGCGCACCGTCGACGCCGAGCGCACCGAGATGTGGTTCACGCGCCGCCGCCCCGGCAGCGGGTGGTCACGCCTGACCAAGGAGCGGCTCGCACGCGTGGAGGCGTCGGGCCGGATGACGGACGCCGGACGCGCGGTGATCGAGGCGGCGCAGGCGGACGGCTCGTGGACCATGTACGACGAGGCGGAGGCGGGCGTCGTCCCGGACGACCTCGCCGCCGCGCTGGCCGCCGACGCCGCGGCGGGCGCCGGGTGGCGCCGCCTCACGCCGGGGGTGCAGCGCGCGCAGCTGCGCTGGCTCGCGGAGGCCCGCCGCGCCGAGACCCGGGCGGGCCGGGTCGCCCGCATCGCGTCCGCCGCCGCGGGCGGCCGCAGCGCGCGCTGA
- a CDS encoding DUF11 domain-containing protein, with amino-acid sequence MGDRRTRWSAVVAVLVLALGGLVGSVPTATAAPTVPFTAKFSANANGSIVTVGNNLLTCRAGGDCAAARAGAARDNNGYTMVDLDADADPATRNSSMSRLDLPAGSTVLWAGLYWGARLQAGAGGSGGSAAAIDRMSLRAPGDTAYRTVAASTAARDQFGPNGTSYGAYQRFADVTSLVQQAGVGEYWGADVEAATGADRYAGWAMTVVYSAPGIPLRNLTVFDGFDVVGARNPQSVTVSGFRAPLAGTVDAQLTMVAYEGDLAQTGDFTRLVNTQLATALSPGSNFFDSANGLSGQSVQSRTPADRNMLGFDIKNLGASGAIPNGATSARFTFSSNGDVYYPGVVGMAINLYAPDFTASSKTVTNLGGSTPARPGDTLQYTLNYANTGQDPATDVVSRDVLPPGTTYVPGSLAVVEPATGATRAVTDAPGDDAGEYDAATRTVRVRLGGGATATTGGRMACSGTGCTDDGTSRTAYTFQVTLDDAAGGTTVTNQADLDYRTGTTGIGATYASNPAAVDVVARADLVVTKDVTPDPVPAGGAVVSTVTVTNTGPNPATGTTLRDPTVAGVTVERVDAPPGVTCTLEVVCTLGTLPVGAPVTVTIHGRTAPGSTLTDVTNVADVSTTAFDPDLTTNVASDTAAVARLADVSVAKSVSPATAPAGATVTATLTVTNAGPSDAQDVVLTDAVADPTQLTLGAVTGTTGGATCAPPQSGSVRCTVPTLAVGATATVTVEGVLAAELRAGVAVADTATVTAGTPDPDPADNSASAQVTTTAPQADLRLAKTAPGSVVAGSTITWTLVAGNWGPSDARASTITDVVPVGVTATSVSSDRGTCSIRQDEPAPGRQRVVCAVRGFPAASGGGTQPGGTATVTVTGTVAPDFPADQVVNTGSVQSIDADPVPANNTATTTTPVTRAFDLAVSKRANRTSLPGAAPRPVEYTVTVTNDGPSAARDVAVRDLVPLVLSFDGATAEGGTCDTSQVTTPQPDAPDHGLLTCTLPGPIAPGGSATVVVRTTAETVLEGGPEVTETVTVSAPGEGPTGNNTATWTLRGEPYVDLALGKTAPATVTAGTDGVYRLTVTNHPPAPEEEQLVAPPPDVVDTLPAGVTFLGASVVGSTAEPDCTVVGQEVTCRLPADIAPGETVTVDMAVRFAPDLANGAAVVNTARVVSQGTSPDPVPENDVATATSTVVAQADVLVADMVVTAPDPAVAGAGTRRTVAFTLRNDGPSLARDVTFRHEIDLDAAVDASTLPEACSLDDGELVCAIDGADLAPGEEVAIAFDLLLAGYVAPGTYTARTEVFTTTPDVDLENNVATATTPVTAARTDLRVEKSALGTVPNPNGDGHPAYVAGRPFAYRLAVSVPNVPGGGVADARQVVIDDPVPAGFVPTSASTTQGTCTVGPVRVTCRLGTVAAWPGSAEPVVVTVYGVVDVSAEGEQVLNTATATSPTPDLAGDPTEVAASVAVDVVEQADLQLTKRADAPVSQAGGAVGFTLTTVNAGPSDVENAVVTDTLPAGLTLDAAASPGCTVTGGDPATGQEVVCALGAVGVGASVSVRVVATTSPFEPVRDVVNRATVASRPPAGEDPATDPEPGNNTASASVRIERLADAAITSSVSTTTPAAGGRITITGSTINNGPSAAWGTTGDITFPPGFVPVSADVPLNTCTWDRTPPADPTSVPWQDVSYVLHCEPLDPSQPWPPGVASTSVVVMHIPEDTPEGFYTGTASNRTSTPEVTLENNTTSQTVYVQHVSDTRVVKTLVEPDPLQAGRPATWRLTVTNDGPSDAENVVIADTVPPGTTYVSAQVDGGAVCPDPETHSTEQGDTETLLRCPVGTLEPGASASALVTLLVDPGLTGAELCNAALVGSGSLDPDAADNQAQVCGTVVPPPAADVAITLGPQTQTVASGGTFALDATVRNDGPGLATDVVATIELPAGYSGYSGVAVTWPDGRTQPADCVVGSLVCTVGDLAPGEQVVYRLVGTVHGEPGAALVLSGTTTHGEPDPEPANDTAAAAVRLLVGEAPPPTSPPATPPAAGAGADDPPTRGWASPSRRLSSTGADVLGLVVLAAAAVGAGAGLLRARQVRGRA; translated from the coding sequence ATGGGGGACAGGCGTACGAGGTGGTCCGCGGTCGTCGCGGTGCTGGTGCTCGCGCTCGGGGGGCTCGTCGGCTCGGTGCCGACCGCGACGGCGGCGCCCACGGTGCCGTTCACCGCGAAGTTCTCGGCCAACGCGAACGGCTCGATCGTCACGGTCGGCAACAACCTGCTGACGTGCCGGGCCGGCGGCGACTGCGCGGCGGCGCGCGCGGGCGCCGCGCGGGACAACAACGGCTACACGATGGTCGACCTCGACGCGGACGCGGACCCCGCCACCCGGAACTCGTCGATGTCGCGCCTCGACCTGCCCGCCGGGTCGACCGTGCTGTGGGCGGGGCTGTACTGGGGGGCGCGGTTGCAGGCCGGTGCGGGCGGCAGCGGCGGCAGCGCGGCCGCGATCGACCGCATGTCGCTGCGCGCCCCCGGCGACACCGCCTACCGGACGGTCGCCGCGAGCACGGCGGCGCGCGACCAGTTCGGGCCGAACGGCACGAGCTACGGCGCCTACCAGCGGTTCGCCGACGTCACCTCGCTCGTGCAGCAGGCGGGCGTCGGCGAGTACTGGGGCGCGGACGTCGAGGCGGCGACCGGCGCGGACCGGTACGCGGGCTGGGCCATGACGGTCGTGTACAGCGCGCCCGGCATCCCGCTGCGCAACCTCACGGTGTTCGACGGGTTCGACGTGGTGGGTGCGCGCAACCCGCAGAGCGTCACCGTCTCCGGCTTCCGGGCGCCGCTCGCGGGCACCGTCGACGCGCAGCTGACGATGGTCGCGTACGAGGGCGACCTGGCCCAGACCGGCGACTTCACCCGCCTCGTGAACACCCAGCTCGCGACCGCCCTGTCGCCCGGGTCCAACTTCTTCGACAGCGCCAACGGGCTGTCCGGCCAGTCGGTGCAGAGCCGCACCCCGGCGGACCGCAACATGCTCGGGTTCGACATCAAGAACCTCGGCGCCTCCGGTGCGATCCCGAACGGGGCGACGAGCGCGCGCTTCACGTTCAGCAGCAACGGCGACGTGTACTACCCGGGTGTCGTCGGCATGGCGATCAACCTGTACGCGCCCGACTTCACGGCGTCCTCGAAGACCGTCACGAACCTCGGCGGCAGCACGCCCGCCCGTCCGGGCGACACGCTGCAGTACACGCTCAACTACGCGAACACCGGGCAGGACCCGGCCACGGACGTCGTCTCGCGCGACGTGCTGCCGCCGGGCACGACGTACGTGCCCGGCTCGCTCGCGGTCGTCGAGCCGGCGACGGGGGCGACGCGGGCCGTGACCGACGCGCCCGGCGACGACGCGGGCGAGTACGACGCCGCGACCCGCACGGTCCGCGTCCGCCTCGGTGGCGGCGCGACCGCGACCACCGGTGGCCGGATGGCCTGCTCGGGCACCGGCTGCACCGACGACGGCACGTCCCGGACCGCGTACACGTTCCAGGTGACGCTCGACGACGCGGCCGGCGGCACCACCGTGACGAACCAGGCCGACCTCGACTACCGCACGGGCACCACCGGCATCGGCGCGACCTACGCGAGCAACCCGGCCGCCGTGGACGTCGTCGCCCGGGCGGACCTCGTCGTCACGAAGGACGTCACGCCCGACCCCGTCCCGGCCGGCGGGGCGGTGGTCAGCACGGTGACGGTGACGAACACCGGGCCCAACCCGGCGACCGGCACCACGCTGCGCGACCCCACGGTCGCGGGCGTGACGGTCGAGCGGGTGGACGCGCCGCCGGGCGTCACCTGCACGCTCGAGGTCGTCTGCACGCTCGGCACGCTGCCGGTCGGCGCCCCCGTCACGGTGACGATCCACGGCCGGACGGCGCCCGGCAGCACGCTGACGGACGTCACCAACGTCGCGGACGTGAGCACGACGGCGTTCGACCCCGACCTCACCACGAACGTCGCGAGCGACACCGCCGCCGTGGCGCGGCTCGCGGACGTGTCCGTGGCGAAGTCCGTGTCACCGGCGACGGCCCCCGCGGGCGCCACGGTGACGGCGACGCTCACGGTCACCAACGCGGGCCCGTCCGACGCGCAGGACGTCGTCCTCACCGACGCCGTCGCCGACCCGACGCAGCTGACGCTCGGCGCCGTGACCGGCACCACGGGCGGTGCGACGTGCGCGCCGCCCCAGAGCGGCAGCGTGCGCTGCACCGTCCCGACGCTGGCCGTGGGCGCCACCGCCACCGTCACGGTCGAGGGCGTGCTCGCCGCGGAGCTGCGGGCCGGCGTCGCCGTCGCCGACACGGCCACCGTCACGGCCGGCACCCCCGACCCGGACCCGGCCGACAACAGCGCGAGCGCCCAGGTGACGACGACGGCCCCGCAGGCCGACCTGCGGCTGGCGAAGACCGCACCCGGCAGCGTCGTCGCGGGCTCGACGATCACGTGGACGCTCGTGGCGGGCAACTGGGGCCCGTCGGACGCGCGCGCCTCGACGATCACCGACGTCGTGCCCGTCGGCGTGACGGCGACGTCCGTGTCGAGCGACCGGGGGACCTGCTCGATCCGGCAGGACGAGCCCGCACCCGGCCGGCAGCGGGTGGTGTGCGCCGTGCGCGGGTTCCCGGCCGCGAGCGGCGGGGGCACGCAGCCGGGCGGCACCGCGACGGTCACCGTGACCGGGACGGTCGCGCCCGACTTCCCCGCGGACCAGGTCGTCAACACCGGCAGCGTGCAGTCCATCGACGCCGACCCGGTGCCCGCGAACAACACGGCCACCACGACCACACCCGTGACGCGCGCGTTCGACCTCGCGGTGTCGAAGCGGGCGAACCGGACCTCGCTGCCCGGCGCGGCGCCGCGCCCCGTGGAGTACACCGTCACGGTCACCAACGACGGGCCCTCCGCAGCGCGGGACGTCGCGGTGCGCGACCTGGTGCCGCTGGTGCTGAGCTTCGACGGCGCGACCGCCGAGGGCGGCACGTGCGACACGAGCCAGGTGACGACGCCGCAGCCGGACGCCCCGGACCACGGCCTGCTGACGTGCACGCTGCCGGGGCCGATCGCACCGGGCGGGTCGGCGACGGTCGTGGTGCGCACGACCGCCGAGACGGTCCTCGAGGGCGGGCCGGAGGTCACCGAGACGGTGACGGTCTCCGCACCCGGCGAGGGCCCCACCGGGAACAACACGGCGACGTGGACCCTGCGGGGCGAGCCGTACGTCGACCTCGCGCTCGGCAAGACCGCGCCCGCGACCGTCACGGCCGGGACCGACGGCGTCTACCGCCTCACGGTCACGAACCACCCGCCGGCCCCGGAGGAGGAGCAGCTCGTCGCGCCGCCGCCGGACGTGGTCGACACGCTGCCCGCGGGTGTCACGTTCCTCGGCGCGAGCGTCGTCGGGTCGACCGCGGAGCCCGACTGCACCGTCGTCGGGCAGGAGGTCACGTGCCGCCTGCCGGCCGACATCGCACCGGGCGAGACGGTCACGGTGGACATGGCGGTGCGCTTCGCACCCGACCTGGCGAACGGCGCGGCGGTCGTCAACACCGCCCGGGTCGTGAGCCAGGGCACGAGCCCCGACCCGGTGCCGGAGAACGACGTGGCGACCGCGACGAGCACCGTGGTCGCGCAGGCGGACGTGCTCGTCGCGGACATGGTCGTCACGGCGCCCGACCCCGCGGTGGCCGGTGCGGGCACCCGGCGCACGGTCGCGTTCACGCTGCGCAACGACGGCCCGTCGCTGGCACGGGACGTGACGTTCCGGCACGAGATCGACCTCGACGCGGCCGTCGACGCGAGCACGCTGCCCGAGGCCTGCTCGCTCGACGACGGCGAGCTGGTCTGCGCGATCGACGGGGCCGACCTCGCCCCCGGCGAGGAGGTCGCGATCGCGTTCGACCTCCTGCTCGCCGGGTACGTGGCGCCGGGCACCTACACGGCCCGCACGGAGGTGTTCACGACCACGCCGGACGTCGACCTCGAGAACAACGTCGCGACGGCGACCACGCCCGTGACGGCGGCGCGCACCGACCTGCGCGTCGAGAAGAGCGCGCTCGGCACCGTGCCGAACCCGAACGGGGACGGGCACCCCGCGTACGTCGCCGGCCGCCCTTTCGCGTACCGGCTCGCGGTGTCCGTGCCGAACGTGCCGGGCGGCGGCGTGGCGGACGCGCGGCAGGTGGTCATCGACGACCCGGTGCCCGCCGGGTTCGTGCCGACGTCCGCGAGCACGACGCAGGGCACCTGCACGGTCGGCCCGGTGCGGGTCACGTGCCGGCTGGGCACCGTCGCCGCGTGGCCGGGCAGCGCCGAGCCCGTCGTCGTCACCGTGTACGGGGTCGTCGACGTCAGCGCGGAGGGCGAGCAGGTCCTCAACACCGCGACGGCGACGTCGCCGACCCCGGACCTGGCGGGAGACCCGACCGAGGTCGCCGCGTCCGTCGCCGTCGACGTCGTCGAGCAGGCCGACCTGCAGCTGACCAAGCGGGCCGACGCCCCGGTGTCCCAGGCCGGCGGCGCCGTCGGGTTCACCCTCACGACGGTGAACGCCGGGCCGTCGGACGTCGAGAACGCCGTCGTCACCGACACGCTGCCCGCGGGCCTGACGCTCGACGCGGCGGCGTCGCCGGGCTGCACCGTGACCGGCGGCGACCCCGCGACGGGGCAGGAGGTCGTCTGCGCGCTGGGGGCGGTGGGCGTCGGCGCGTCCGTGTCCGTCCGGGTGGTCGCCACGACGTCGCCGTTCGAGCCGGTGCGGGACGTGGTGAACAGGGCCACCGTCGCGTCGCGGCCCCCCGCGGGCGAGGACCCCGCGACCGACCCGGAGCCCGGCAACAACACCGCGAGCGCGTCCGTGCGCATCGAGCGCCTCGCCGACGCGGCGATCACGTCGTCGGTCAGCACGACCACGCCGGCCGCCGGTGGCCGCATCACGATCACGGGCTCCACCATCAACAACGGACCGTCCGCGGCGTGGGGCACCACGGGTGACATCACGTTCCCGCCGGGCTTCGTGCCCGTGAGCGCGGACGTCCCGCTCAACACGTGCACGTGGGACAGGACGCCCCCGGCGGACCCGACGAGCGTGCCCTGGCAGGACGTCTCCTACGTCCTGCACTGCGAGCCCCTGGACCCGTCGCAGCCGTGGCCGCCCGGCGTCGCGTCCACGTCGGTGGTCGTCATGCACATCCCCGAGGACACCCCGGAGGGCTTCTACACCGGCACGGCGTCGAACCGGACGAGCACGCCCGAGGTGACGCTCGAGAACAACACGACGTCGCAGACCGTCTACGTCCAGCACGTGTCCGACACCCGGGTCGTCAAGACCCTCGTCGAGCCGGACCCCCTGCAGGCGGGGCGGCCGGCGACGTGGCGGCTGACGGTGACGAACGACGGCCCGTCCGACGCGGAGAACGTCGTCATCGCGGACACGGTGCCGCCGGGGACGACCTACGTCTCCGCCCAGGTCGACGGTGGCGCCGTGTGCCCGGACCCGGAGACGCACAGCACCGAGCAGGGCGACACCGAGACGCTCCTGCGCTGCCCGGTAGGCACGCTCGAGCCCGGGGCGTCGGCGTCGGCGCTCGTGACCCTGCTCGTCGACCCCGGCCTGACGGGGGCGGAGCTCTGCAACGCCGCGCTCGTCGGGTCCGGCTCGCTGGACCCCGACGCCGCGGACAACCAGGCGCAGGTGTGCGGGACGGTGGTGCCGCCGCCGGCCGCGGACGTCGCCATCACGCTCGGCCCGCAGACGCAGACCGTCGCGTCGGGCGGCACGTTCGCGCTCGACGCGACCGTCCGCAACGACGGCCCCGGGCTCGCGACGGACGTCGTCGCGACGATCGAGCTGCCGGCCGGCTACTCGGGGTACAGCGGCGTGGCGGTGACGTGGCCCGACGGGCGGACGCAGCCCGCGGACTGCGTCGTCGGCTCCCTGGTCTGCACGGTCGGCGACCTCGCGCCGGGTGAGCAGGTCGTCTACCGGCTCGTCGGCACGGTGCACGGCGAGCCCGGTGCCGCGCTCGTCCTCTCCGGCACGACCACGCACGGCGAGCCCGACCCCGAGCCGGCGAACGACACCGCGGCGGCCGCGGTGCGGCTCCTCGTCGGGGAGGCTCCGCCGCCGACCTCGCCGCCGGCCACGCCGCCGGCGGCCGGTGCCGGCGCGGACGACCCCCCGACGAGGGGCTGGGCGTCGCCGTCCCGGCGGCTGTCGAGCACGGGTGCGGACGTCCTGGGGCTCGTGGTCCTCGCGGCGGCCGCGGTGGGCGCCGGGGCGGGCCTGCTGCGGGCGCGGCAGGTGCGCGGCCGGGCCTGA
- a CDS encoding glycoside hydrolase family 31 protein translates to MALPVLPSSPVADPAAVVQGDRWRITVLTEGLVRLERAEDGVFEDRASTFALHRALPVPEFRVMDQGTHVEVVTSRLRLTYDTGPFTTSGLSVAVLGAVTSWHSVWRYGQDDDGANLGGTARTLDEADGAIPLEPGVASRHGFAVVDDSRSLLLTEDGWVAPRDGSRTDLYVFAYGHDHAEAVRALYAVSGPQPVLPRWALGNWWSRYHRYSAQEYLDLLARFRAAGLPFSVAVLDMDWHVTDVDPAVGSGWTGYTWDRDLFPDPAAFLADVHARGLRVTLNVHPADGVGPHEEAYAAMCHALGLDPAAREPIAFDVADEAFLTAYLEVLHRELEADGVDFWWIDWQQGAHSRVAGVDPLWMLNHFHFLDSGHDGRRPLTFSRYAGPGSHRYPVGFSGDAVVSWASLAFQPHFTATAANIGYGWWSHDIGGHMFGAKDDELATRWVQLGCFSPVLRLHSSNNPFMTKEPWAYAPEHEAVQTRYLRLRHRLVPYLHTMNHRAAREGVPLVTPAYHRWPRHREAYEVPGQLVLGSQLLVAPVTQPRDRASMTGAVRAWLPDGVWVDVLDGLVYDGGREMVLHRDLAGVPVLAPAGALVPLDAADVPGDDPVEPTALEVLVVVGADGAFTLVEDDGTGDGLDDAHVARTPLAWDQAGGVLTVGPADGATAFLPPARTWTATFVSVADAVAPAASVEGAPVDPAVARTADGHLRVTVADVPVGAVLRLGLGPAPALCANDVAGRVHRLLDAAQVGYELKSRLLDVLTSDRPLHVRLSHLAALPVPAALREALEEVVLARVP, encoded by the coding sequence ATGGCGCTGCCCGTCCTGCCCTCCTCCCCCGTCGCCGACCCCGCGGCCGTCGTCCAGGGCGACCGCTGGCGCATCACGGTCCTCACCGAGGGCCTCGTCCGGCTGGAGCGCGCCGAGGACGGCGTCTTCGAGGACCGGGCGTCCACGTTCGCGCTGCACCGCGCGCTGCCCGTGCCCGAGTTCCGCGTCATGGACCAGGGCACGCACGTCGAGGTCGTCACGTCCCGGCTGCGCCTGACGTACGACACGGGGCCGTTCACGACGAGCGGCCTGTCGGTCGCCGTCCTCGGCGCGGTGACGAGCTGGCACTCGGTGTGGCGGTACGGGCAGGACGACGACGGCGCGAACCTCGGCGGGACGGCGCGCACGCTCGACGAGGCGGACGGCGCGATCCCGCTCGAGCCCGGTGTGGCCTCCCGGCACGGGTTCGCGGTGGTCGACGACTCGCGGTCGCTGCTGCTCACCGAGGACGGCTGGGTCGCCCCGCGCGACGGCAGCCGCACGGACCTGTACGTCTTCGCGTACGGGCACGACCACGCGGAGGCCGTCCGCGCGCTGTACGCGGTGTCGGGGCCGCAGCCGGTGCTGCCCCGCTGGGCGCTGGGCAACTGGTGGAGCCGCTACCACCGGTACTCCGCGCAGGAGTACCTCGACCTGCTCGCGCGGTTCCGGGCCGCCGGGCTGCCGTTCTCGGTCGCGGTGCTCGACATGGACTGGCACGTCACGGACGTCGACCCGGCGGTCGGCAGCGGCTGGACCGGGTACACCTGGGACCGGGACCTGTTCCCGGACCCCGCGGCGTTCCTCGCGGACGTCCACGCCCGCGGGCTGCGGGTCACCCTGAACGTGCACCCGGCGGACGGCGTCGGCCCGCACGAGGAGGCGTACGCGGCGATGTGCCACGCGCTGGGCCTCGACCCGGCGGCGCGCGAGCCGATCGCCTTCGACGTGGCCGACGAGGCGTTCCTCACCGCGTACCTCGAGGTGCTGCACCGCGAGCTCGAGGCCGACGGCGTCGACTTCTGGTGGATCGACTGGCAGCAGGGCGCGCACTCGCGCGTCGCGGGCGTCGACCCGCTGTGGATGCTCAACCACTTCCACTTCCTCGACTCCGGGCACGACGGACGCCGGCCGTTGACGTTCTCGCGCTACGCCGGACCGGGTTCGCACCGCTACCCGGTGGGCTTCTCGGGCGACGCGGTGGTGTCGTGGGCGTCCCTGGCCTTCCAGCCCCACTTCACCGCGACGGCCGCGAACATCGGCTACGGGTGGTGGAGCCACGACATCGGCGGGCACATGTTCGGGGCGAAGGACGACGAGCTCGCGACGCGGTGGGTCCAGCTCGGCTGCTTCTCGCCGGTGCTGCGGCTGCACTCGTCGAACAACCCCTTCATGACGAAGGAGCCGTGGGCGTACGCGCCCGAGCACGAGGCCGTGCAGACGCGGTACCTGCGGCTGCGGCACCGGCTCGTGCCCTACCTGCACACGATGAACCACCGCGCCGCACGCGAGGGCGTGCCCCTCGTGACGCCGGCGTACCACCGCTGGCCGCGGCACCGGGAGGCGTACGAGGTGCCCGGGCAGCTCGTGCTCGGCTCGCAGCTGCTGGTCGCACCGGTCACGCAGCCGCGGGACCGCGCGTCGATGACGGGTGCGGTGCGGGCGTGGCTGCCCGACGGGGTGTGGGTCGACGTCCTCGACGGCCTCGTCTACGACGGCGGGCGCGAGATGGTCCTGCACCGCGACCTGGCGGGGGTTCCCGTGCTCGCGCCGGCCGGTGCGCTCGTCCCGCTCGACGCCGCGGACGTGCCGGGCGACGACCCGGTCGAGCCCACGGCGCTCGAGGTGCTGGTCGTCGTCGGCGCGGACGGCGCGTTCACGCTCGTCGAGGACGACGGCACGGGCGACGGGCTCGACGACGCGCACGTGGCGCGCACCCCGCTGGCGTGGGACCAGGCCGGCGGTGTCCTCACCGTCGGCCCCGCGGACGGCGCCACCGCGTTCCTGCCGCCGGCCCGGACGTGGACCGCGACGTTCGTGTCGGTGGCGGACGCGGTCGCGCCGGCCGCGTCCGTCGAGGGCGCTCCGGTCGATCCCGCGGTCGCGCGCACCGCGGACGGGCACCTGCGCGTCACGGTCGCCGACGTGCCGGTGGGTGCCGTCCTGCGCCTCGGCCTCGGCCCGGCACCCGCGCTGTGCGCGAACGACGTCGCGGGGCGCGTGCACCGGCTGCTCGACGCGGCGCAGGTCGGCTACGAGCTCAAGAGCCGCCTGCTCGACGTGCTGACGTCGGACCGGCCCCTGCACGTCCGGCTCTCGCACCTGGCGGCCCTGCCCGTCCCGGCGGCGCTGCGGGAGGCGCTGGAGGAGGTCGTCCTGGCCCGCGTCCCCTGA
- a CDS encoding nitroreductase family deazaflavin-dependent oxidoreductase, with product MPLTGEYAPSPNDFAREQAELFERTGGAEGNTLNGRPVIVLTTVGATSGKLRKIPLMRVEHEGEYAVVASKGGAPEHPTWFHNIVAHPRVELQDGPVRRDYHARLVTGEERAAWWARAVATWPAYDDYATRTDREIPVFVLTPVD from the coding sequence ATGCCTCTCACCGGTGAGTACGCACCCAGCCCGAACGACTTCGCGCGCGAGCAGGCCGAGCTCTTCGAGCGGACCGGCGGCGCGGAGGGGAACACGCTGAACGGTCGCCCCGTCATCGTGCTGACGACCGTCGGCGCGACGAGCGGCAAGCTCCGCAAGATCCCGCTCATGCGCGTCGAGCACGAGGGCGAGTACGCCGTCGTGGCGTCCAAGGGCGGCGCGCCCGAGCACCCCACGTGGTTCCACAACATCGTCGCGCACCCGCGCGTGGAGCTGCAGGACGGCCCCGTGCGGCGCGACTACCACGCGCGCCTGGTGACCGGCGAGGAGCGTGCGGCGTGGTGGGCGCGCGCGGTCGCGACGTGGCCCGCGTACGACGACTACGCGACGCGCACGGACCGCGAGATCCCCGTCTTCGTGCTCACCCCCGTCGACTGA